From Hoeflea sp. 108:
AGCCGTTGCGCGGCGAAGCTGTCTACGAGGCGAGTGGCATCGACTATCACCGTGCAAGACGGGTGCATCGCATCGATCTCAGCACACGACGCTGCGTCCTGGACGGCGGCGACATAGCGTTTGACGAACTTATCATCGCGACAGGTGCCGCCTCGAGGATGCCTGCAGTCGAGGGGATCAGTCTGGACGGGATTTTCGCGCTGCGCACCGCTTCAGACGCGCGCCGCATCAGGCAGCACATGAAGGATGTTGAAAGCGTTGTCATCGTGGGTGGCGGCTTCATCGGGCTGGAAACTGCCGCGACCATGGCGGCCTTCGGCAAGCGGGTCACCGTGCTGGAGATCGGCGAGCGGCTTTTGGCGCGGGCGGTGTCGCCCGTCGTCGCGACCCACGTCCTCTCGCGTCTCTCTGATTGCGGTGTCGACGTCCGCTTTGGAACGCAGGTTCGCGCCTTTTTCGGCGACGATGCCGTGCGGGGCGTGTTCACCGGTGAGGACGAAACCACCGCGGCCGATATGGTGATCGTCGGAATCGGCGCCGATCCGGATGTCGATCTGGCTGTCGAGGCCGGGTTAGAGGTCGATGGCGGCATTGTCGTCGATGACATGCTGCGCAGTTCGGCGCAGGGTGTCTACGCCATCGGGGATTGCGCCCGGTTTCCGCATTGGCAGCTCGGCCAGCCAGTGCGCCTGGAATCCGTACAGAACGCCACCGACCAGGCGCGGCATGTCGCCGGCGTCCTCATGGGCAAGCCCAATCCCTATGTCACCGTTCCCTGGTTCTGGTCGGATATTGGCAACATGAAGCTGCAGATGGCCGGTCTGTCTGCAAATGCGGATCGTCAAATTGTCACTGGCGATCCCACGGGCGGGGCCTTTGCCGTATATCATTTCAAACACGCCCGGCTCGTAGGCGTAGATACGATCAACCGGCCCGGCGACCATATGCTTGGCCGCAAGATGATCGCTGCGAACTACCAGCCGGAGGAAGCAGACATTCTCGCCGGTCGCGTGAACGATGCGTTCAAGGCGTGGTCGAGCCAGACCACCTCCGACGGCGAGCGACATTTAGCATGACGACAGCGCCTGAAAACACGTACCGGATGGACGCGATCCTAGGAAACGTGCGGATTCCGCGTTCACTGCTCGGCAGCCCCGATGCCTTTGGCGGCCGGCCGGATCGGGACTGCATCGCCGGAAATCTGGTCATCCGTGGCGGGTATGCCGTGGGCATGTCCATTGACGCTCCGATGGACATGGATTTGCGGGGACGTCTGATTACGCAACCCTTTGTCGAGGCTCATTGCCACCTGGACAAATGCTTCACGGCCGAACGGATGGACTATGTCGGCGGTACGCTGGAACAGGCGATCGCTGCGCAGGCAAGTGACAAGCGTAGTTGGAGCCGCGAGGACATCGCGGCCCGGGCGACGCGCGGCCTTCAGGAATTGGCGATATCCGGCACCCGGCTCGTTCGTACCCATGTGGACTGGGAGGTGGATCCGGCCGATCCGGAACGCCTGCCGCTGGCGTGGACCACCCTGGCGGAGCTTGCCGAAACGTGGCGGGACAGCATCGTGCTGCAGCGCGCGGGGCTGCTTCCCATCGATGTGCTGGCTAGCGAAGACTATTGCGATCGCGTCGCGCGCGCGATCGCGCGGACGAACGGCGTTCTGGGCGCATTCGTCGCCAGCCAGCCACAGAGGCGTGCGGGCATTCGCAATATGATCCGCGCCGCGGCAAGGCACGGAATTGCGCTCGATTTCCACGTCGACGAGGGCATGGATCCGGCGCTCGACGGCCTCGAGGTCATTGCGACCGAACTCATCGTCGCCCGCCACGAGGGGCCGGTGCTTTGCGGTCACGTATGCAATCTGGGGACGGTCGATGCCGCAACGCGCGCGCGTCGCATCGAACTGGCCGCCACGGCGAAGCTCTCCGTCGCGGCTTTGCCGAGTAGCAATCTCTATCTGCAGGACCGTGGCGCAAGTATGCCGCTGAGGCGGGGGGTGACGGCAATACGAGAGCTGATCGGTGGCGGCGTCAACATGGTCTTTGGCACAGATAACGTCCAAGACGCCTTCTGTCCTGTCGGCACTCACAGCCCCGCATCGGCGCTTGAGATGGCGGTACTCGCCGCTCAGCTCGAACCGCCCTTCGGCAAATGGCTGCCTTGCGTAATGGGACAAGCCTCCAGCGCACTGGGGGCCGCGATGCCGGACATCGACCATGCAGCGGTTGAAGATCTGCTCCTGTGGAACACCGGACAGGTGACCGATATCGTAAGCGCGGCGAGCCGCACGAAGTCTGTCCGCGTGAGAGAAGCACTGGCGCGCGATTTTTCGTTCGATTAACCGATGGGGCACCGAAGTGACTGTGACCAGCCACGAGAGGCTGGCCTCCACAAGCCCTGGTCACGGCCTAGCGCAGTTTGAGAGCCGATACGGCTGCTTCGCTGCGATGGATGTGTTCGTTCGCATCTTGCTGCCGCTGCACCAGCAGGATGAACAGGAGGTCGGTTAGCGCCAGTTGCGCATCGCGCGCGGTGATCGATGAAGAGCGAACATTATCCTCGTCGCTGACCGAATGAAGCGTGATGTCGGCGATGGCACTCAGCGGATTGTCGCGCATCGACGACATCACCACCACGGTTGCTTGTTGCCCCCGTGCGATCTCGGCTACGCGCAGCGTTTCGATGCTCACGCCTGAATGGGAGATCGCAAACAGCATGTCCCTGGGGCCCAGTGACGTGGCGCTCGCCAGTTGCACGTGGCTGTCGCTGTCATGCAGCACGTTGCGGCCGAGCTTCATCAGCTTGATGGCGAAGTCGCGCGCCACCAGCGATGAGGCGCCGACGCCGGAGAGGTGGATACGCTCCGCCCGGTCTATCATGTCGAGCACCCGCGTTACCGTTTGTTCGCTGTTGACCGACATGGTCTGCTGCATGGCCGCGAGCTTGCCCGCCACCAGCTTCTGCTGGACGGCGACGTAACCGTCTGTTCGGTCGATGCTACCGTGCACCATGCCGGGCGGGGCCTGCCATTGCTGGGCCTTGGCCTCGGAGACCGCAAGCTTCAGCTGCTGGTAGCTGGGATAGCCCAGCTTCTGCGCGAACTTGACCACGCTGGACTGGCTGCGGCCGGTCTGCTCGCCCAACGCCACAGACGAGAGGCGCAGCATCTCGTCTGGATTGTCGACGATGAACTGGCCGATCTGCCGGTCTGCCGGCGACATGGTGTCGAGCGTCGCAGTGATTTTGGTGAGAACCGACATGAAGCTCCTCGGGGCTCTCTCGTCCAGCTGACG
This genomic window contains:
- a CDS encoding FAD-dependent oxidoreductase, with product MKPGVVIIGAGHSGSQAAVSLRQEGYAGAIALIGAEPGYPYHRPPLSKAFLKQDDDKLQPLRGEAVYEASGIDYHRARRVHRIDLSTRRCVLDGGDIAFDELIIATGAASRMPAVEGISLDGIFALRTASDARRIRQHMKDVESVVIVGGGFIGLETAATMAAFGKRVTVLEIGERLLARAVSPVVATHVLSRLSDCGVDVRFGTQVRAFFGDDAVRGVFTGEDETTAADMVIVGIGADPDVDLAVEAGLEVDGGIVVDDMLRSSAQGVYAIGDCARFPHWQLGQPVRLESVQNATDQARHVAGVLMGKPNPYVTVPWFWSDIGNMKLQMAGLSANADRQIVTGDPTGGAFAVYHFKHARLVGVDTINRPGDHMLGRKMIAANYQPEEADILAGRVNDAFKAWSSQTTSDGERHLA
- a CDS encoding amidohydrolase family protein, which translates into the protein MTTAPENTYRMDAILGNVRIPRSLLGSPDAFGGRPDRDCIAGNLVIRGGYAVGMSIDAPMDMDLRGRLITQPFVEAHCHLDKCFTAERMDYVGGTLEQAIAAQASDKRSWSREDIAARATRGLQELAISGTRLVRTHVDWEVDPADPERLPLAWTTLAELAETWRDSIVLQRAGLLPIDVLASEDYCDRVARAIARTNGVLGAFVASQPQRRAGIRNMIRAAARHGIALDFHVDEGMDPALDGLEVIATELIVARHEGPVLCGHVCNLGTVDAATRARRIELAATAKLSVAALPSSNLYLQDRGASMPLRRGVTAIRELIGGGVNMVFGTDNVQDAFCPVGTHSPASALEMAVLAAQLEPPFGKWLPCVMGQASSALGAAMPDIDHAAVEDLLLWNTGQVTDIVSAASRTKSVRVREALARDFSFD
- a CDS encoding MurR/RpiR family transcriptional regulator — translated: MSVLTKITATLDTMSPADRQIGQFIVDNPDEMLRLSSVALGEQTGRSQSSVVKFAQKLGYPSYQQLKLAVSEAKAQQWQAPPGMVHGSIDRTDGYVAVQQKLVAGKLAAMQQTMSVNSEQTVTRVLDMIDRAERIHLSGVGASSLVARDFAIKLMKLGRNVLHDSDSHVQLASATSLGPRDMLFAISHSGVSIETLRVAEIARGQQATVVVMSSMRDNPLSAIADITLHSVSDEDNVRSSSITARDAQLALTDLLFILLVQRQQDANEHIHRSEAAVSALKLR